The following are encoded in a window of Primulina eburnea isolate SZY01 chromosome 4, ASM2296580v1, whole genome shotgun sequence genomic DNA:
- the LOC140830647 gene encoding uncharacterized protein, with translation MGSCVSLQENCVGAKFGGSRKKNDRRRSKALRRGDESSERVEKIPTLPVDRPFNSPTFHGSVEETWFDSYALLESDWSDEDFQSVPDDAPSLSGVDGGDSSRENSARNLESGAVETSLPQIDSDIRGKSDEPVNDTQHVFLDEISCFDGENTRGDDSLLDNCGILPGNCLPCLASTVPSVAKRRSGSSSPPPASRKKIALKLSLKWKDGNPAANLLSSKVLLRQPIAGSQVPFCPLEKRVPDSWSDIDPGTFKIRGVNYFKDKKKEFASNCAAYYPFGLDVFLSQRKIDHIAQFVDLPVITSSGKLPPILVLNVQIPLYPASIFQGETDGEGISFVLYFKVSDRFAKEIPPHFQENIQRLIDDEVEKVKGFRGDTNTPFRERLKILGRVANIDDLPLSTAERKLMHAYNEKPVLSRPQHEFYSGESYFEIDLDMHRFSYISRKGFETFIDRLKLCVLDFGLTIQGNKAEELPEQILCCMRLNEIDYSNYQRLRFF, from the exons ATGGGGTCATGCGTCTCTCTGCAGGAGAATTGCGTGGGAGCCAAATTTGGAGGCTCGAGAAAGAAAAATGATAGAAGGAGAAGTAAGGCTTTGAGGAGAGGAGATGAATCGTCGGAGAGAGTTGAAAAGATTCCAACTTTACCAGTGGATCGTCCTTTCAATAGTCCTACTTTTCATG GAAGTGTGGAGGAAACATGGTTTGATTCTTATGCATTACTGGAATCGGACTGGAGTGACGAAGATTTTCAGAGTGTTCCTGAtg ATGCTCCGTCTCTAAGTGGCGTTGATGGAGGAGATTCATCTAGGGAAAATTCTGCTCGAAATTTGGAGAGTGGAGCTGTTGAAACTTCACTTCCTCAAATTGATTCTGATATCCGAGGGAAATCCGATGAACCTGTGAACGACACGCAGCATGTGTTTCTTGATGAAATATCATGCTTCGATGGAGAAAATACTCGAGGGGATGATAGTTTGTTGGATAACTGTGGAATTCTTCCTGGCAACTGTTTGCCTTGTCTGGCTTCAACCGTTCCATCAGTCGCAAAAAGAAGATCTGGAAGCTCTAGCCCACCTCCCGCTTCAAGGAAAAAGATTGCGTTGAAACTCTCACTCAAATGGAAGGATGGAAATCCTGCTGCCAATTTAC TCTCTTCGAAAGTGCTGCTACGCCAACCTATAGCTGGTTCCCAAGTGCCGTTTTGTCCCTTGGAGAAGAGAGTGCCTGACAGTTGGTCAGATATTGATCCAGGGACTTTCAAGATTCGGGGAGTAAATTATTTCAA GGATAAAAAGAAGGAGTTTGCTTCAAATTGTGCTGCATATTATCCTTTCGGCCTTGATGTATTTTTATCCCAGAGAAAAATCGATCACATTGCTCAGTTTGTGGATCTTCCTGTCATCACTTCTTCAGGAAAACTTCCACCCATTCTCGTTTTAAACGTTCAG ATTCCATTATATCCCGCATCAATTTTTCAGGGGGAAACAGATGGGGAAGGAATAAGTTTTGTATTATATTTTAAGGTTTCTGATAGATTTGCCAAGGAAATTCCACCccattttcaagaaaatattcAG AGGCTAATTGACGACGAAGTAGAAAAAGTCAAAGGTTTCCGAGGAGACACAAATACACCCTTCAGAGAAAGGTTAAAGATATTGGGTCGTGTGGCAAATATAGACGACCTTCCTCTAAGCACAGCAGAAAGGAAGCTCATGCACGCCTACAACGAGAAACCCGTTCTTTCACGTCCTCAACATGAATTCTACTCC GGTGAAAGTTATTTTGAAATCGATCTAGACATGCACCGATTCAGCTACATTTCAAGGAAGGGATTCGAAACTTTCATAGATAGACTCAAGCTGTGTGTCTTGGATTTTGGATTAACAATTCAG GGTAACAAGGCTGAAGAGTTGCCGGAACAAATATTGTGTTGCATGCGGTTAAATGAAATTGATTATTCGAATTATCAGCGACTCAGGTTCTTCTGA